One Verrucomicrobiia bacterium DNA segment encodes these proteins:
- the dnaX gene encoding DNA polymerase III subunit gamma/tau, with translation VIYARKFRPQNFEEVVAQDAVTTTLKNAIRQKRIPQSFLFSGPRGVGKTSVARILAKALNCAKGPAEIPCDKCDSCLEIAKSTSLDVLEIDGASNRGIEEIRNLRENVKFKPANGNFKIYIIDEVHMLTTEAFNALLKTLEEPPPHVKFIFATTESHKVPLTILSRCQRFNFKRIPTPEIAKKLEEIAKREKLKYEKNALFLAAKASEGGLRDAETLLDQLASFSDEKINEEDVLFLLGLASEDLYFKVLEALAAKDAKALFAMIEELYQGGRDLMQFAKGLLEIFRNLLLLQCAQEPGEFIEMSEDGVEQLKKRKDLFTRGELLMGLSLIGNLQGQLRRNLAPPKLLVETTLLKLLHLDGLRSLESAVPAAPAAAQAAPRTYQAPASAPAPVRTQAAPSPVPAAEKKSQPAVREAAAPAAKAASGEAVTLAEVEAAWAQIVEYVKAKRMSIGIFLSESQPVETSGALVTLALPSEFQFHKETLDKSANKKLVEEAFETITGKRAGIQFVITKLTDPPAENGEPAPAAAGQAGPLPDIIMKALDIFDGGRIVRKE, from the coding sequence GTGATTTACGCCCGGAAGTTCAGGCCCCAGAATTTCGAAGAGGTCGTGGCGCAGGACGCCGTGACCACCACCCTGAAGAACGCGATCCGGCAGAAACGCATCCCCCAGAGCTTTCTTTTTTCCGGGCCCCGCGGCGTGGGCAAGACGTCCGTCGCCCGCATCCTGGCCAAAGCGCTCAACTGCGCGAAGGGGCCGGCGGAAATTCCCTGCGATAAATGCGACAGCTGCCTGGAGATCGCGAAATCCACGTCTCTCGACGTGCTGGAAATCGACGGCGCGTCCAACCGCGGCATCGAAGAAATCCGCAACCTGCGCGAGAACGTGAAGTTCAAGCCCGCGAACGGCAACTTCAAGATCTACATCATCGACGAAGTCCACATGCTCACGACCGAAGCGTTTAACGCGCTGCTGAAGACCCTCGAAGAGCCGCCCCCGCACGTGAAATTCATTTTCGCCACGACCGAGTCGCACAAAGTGCCGCTCACGATCCTGTCGCGCTGCCAGCGCTTCAACTTCAAGCGCATTCCCACGCCCGAGATCGCCAAGAAACTCGAAGAGATCGCCAAGCGCGAAAAATTGAAATACGAAAAGAACGCGCTCTTCCTGGCGGCCAAGGCCTCCGAAGGCGGATTGCGCGACGCGGAAACGCTGCTCGATCAGCTCGCGAGTTTTTCGGACGAAAAGATCAACGAAGAAGACGTCCTCTTCCTTTTGGGGCTGGCGTCGGAAGACCTTTATTTCAAGGTGCTGGAAGCGCTGGCCGCCAAAGATGCCAAGGCGCTTTTTGCCATGATCGAGGAACTTTACCAGGGCGGCCGCGACCTCATGCAATTTGCCAAAGGCCTCCTGGAAATTTTCCGCAACCTGCTGCTCCTGCAATGCGCGCAGGAGCCGGGAGAATTCATCGAGATGTCCGAAGACGGCGTCGAGCAGCTCAAAAAGCGCAAGGACCTGTTCACGCGCGGCGAACTGCTCATGGGACTCAGCCTGATCGGCAATCTTCAAGGCCAGCTCCGGCGCAATCTCGCGCCCCCGAAGCTGCTCGTCGAAACGACGCTGCTGAAGCTCCTGCATCTGGACGGGCTGCGTTCGCTGGAAAGCGCGGTTCCCGCAGCGCCTGCGGCCGCGCAAGCCGCTCCACGGACGTATCAGGCTCCGGCTTCAGCTCCCGCTCCGGTCCGGACCCAGGCCGCGCCTTCGCCGGTTCCGGCCGCGGAAAAAAAAAGCCAGCCCGCCGTTAGGGAAGCCGCGGCTCCCGCCGCCAAAGCCGCATCCGGCGAGGCCGTGACTCTGGCCGAAGTGGAAGCCGCGTGGGCCCAGATCGTCGAATACGTCAAAGCCAAGCGCATGTCCATCGGCATCTTCCTTTCCGAATCCCAGCCCGTTGAAACGAGCGGCGCGCTCGTCACGCTCGCGCTGCCTTCGGAATTCCAGTTCCACAAAGAGACGCTCGATAAAAGCGCGAACAAGAAACTCGTCGAAGAGGCCTTTGAGACCATCACCGGGAAAAGGGCGGGTATCCAGTTTGTGATCACGAAGCTGACCGACCCGCCCGCCGAAAACGGCGAACCCGCGCCCGCTGCTGCGGGACAGGCCGGACCCTTGCCGGACATCATCATGAAGGCGCTCGACATTTTTGACGGCGGACGGATCGTCCGCAAAGAATGA
- the recR gene encoding recombination mediator RecR, producing MRGYSEWMGDLVQALSKLPGIGRKSAERIVFYLLKSKREEVQRLSALMMNAKENIFFCEICHNFANAKICEICANPGRDKGVICVVEDPKDVLSVEKTQHFFGTYHVLLGALSALDGIGPDEIQIPGLVERVKKGTVREVILATNPNTEGETTALYISKLLKPLKIQVTRIARGVPVGSNLEYVDQATLARALEGRLPA from the coding sequence ATGAGAGGCTATTCGGAGTGGATGGGCGATCTCGTGCAGGCGCTGTCAAAGCTGCCGGGGATCGGAAGAAAGTCCGCGGAACGCATCGTTTTCTACCTCCTCAAATCCAAACGCGAAGAAGTGCAGCGCCTCTCGGCGCTGATGATGAACGCCAAGGAAAACATCTTCTTCTGCGAAATCTGCCATAACTTCGCCAATGCGAAAATCTGCGAGATCTGCGCGAATCCCGGCCGTGACAAAGGCGTGATCTGCGTGGTCGAAGATCCCAAGGACGTGCTTTCGGTCGAGAAGACCCAGCATTTTTTCGGCACCTACCACGTGCTGCTCGGCGCGCTTTCCGCGCTGGACGGCATCGGCCCGGACGAGATCCAGATCCCGGGCCTCGTCGAGCGCGTTAAGAAAGGGACAGTGCGGGAAGTGATCCTCGCCACGAATCCCAATACCGAGGGCGAAACCACCGCCCTTTATATCTCCAAGCTGCTCAAACCTTTGAAAATCCAGGTCACGCGCATTGCCCGCGGCGTGCCTGTCGGAAGCAATCTCGAATACGTGGACCAGGCCACGCTTGCCCGCGCGCTCGAAGGCCGCCTTCCCGCCTGA
- a CDS encoding decarboxylating 6-phosphogluconate dehydrogenase — MENAKKEIGIVGLGKMGANLSLHALEKGIGVTGFTLGGVSQELQKAGVIPADSLESLVSRLARPRKIFIYIPAGAAVDGLLDQLASRVEKKDILVDGGNSYWGDSIRRYQKLKPKEIGFVDLGTSGGMDGARNGACFMAGGEKEIVDEVAPILKLLAVPDGFLHAGPPGAGHFTKLVHNGIEFGMLQAIGEGMDLLEHYPERLNIADVLRCWRNGSVIRSWLIDLMEEAYRSNGGLEKIPPYVEDTGEVNWLVDDAIKMEVPVPVIAQAVMQLFASRDGKKNWARAIAMMRHGFGGHPYGPDEGIARERRKGKIKE, encoded by the coding sequence ATGGAAAATGCGAAGAAGGAAATCGGAATCGTGGGCCTGGGGAAAATGGGAGCCAATCTATCGCTGCATGCGTTGGAAAAAGGAATAGGCGTGACGGGGTTTACGCTGGGCGGGGTTTCGCAGGAACTCCAAAAGGCGGGAGTCATTCCGGCGGATTCGCTTGAGTCCTTGGTGAGCCGGCTGGCCCGGCCGCGAAAAATTTTCATCTACATTCCGGCCGGGGCTGCCGTTGACGGACTTCTCGACCAGCTCGCCTCACGGGTCGAAAAAAAGGACATTCTCGTCGACGGCGGCAATTCCTATTGGGGGGATTCGATCCGGCGTTACCAGAAATTAAAACCCAAAGAAATCGGCTTCGTGGATCTGGGAACGAGCGGCGGGATGGACGGCGCGAGGAACGGCGCGTGCTTTATGGCCGGAGGCGAGAAAGAGATTGTTGACGAAGTTGCGCCGATTTTGAAGCTGCTGGCCGTTCCGGACGGCTTTCTGCATGCCGGCCCTCCTGGCGCGGGACATTTCACAAAGCTCGTTCATAACGGAATCGAATTCGGGATGCTGCAAGCCATCGGCGAAGGCATGGATCTGCTCGAGCATTACCCGGAACGATTGAACATTGCCGACGTGCTCCGGTGCTGGCGGAACGGTTCGGTGATCCGCTCCTGGCTGATCGATCTCATGGAGGAGGCCTATCGTTCAAACGGCGGGCTCGAAAAAATTCCTCCTTACGTCGAGGATACGGGCGAGGTCAACTGGCTGGTCGATGATGCGATTAAAATGGAAGTTCCGGTTCCCGTGATCGCGCAGGCCGTGATGCAGCTTTTCGCTTCCCGCGACGGCAAAAAAAACTGGGCGCGCGCGATCGCCATGATGAGGCACGGATTCGGAGGCCATCCCTACGGTCCTGATGAAGGGATTGCGCGTGAGCGCCGCAAAGGAAAAATCAAGGAATGA
- a CDS encoding cyclase family protein translates to MNPHRWLDVTVTIKDGMVHWPHDPAVRIQRKLDMRRGDKCNVSLISMGSHTGTHMDPPFHFVEKGTSLDRMPLEAGIGPARIVEIKNPRAVTLDELRLKNIRAGERILFKTKNSARCWKTDEFIKDFVFIAEEAAEFLARKKPLLVGVDYLSVGGFFEDGARIHRTLLKAGIWIVEGLNLSRVREGNHELICLPLKIQNSDGASCRAVLRPMKGK, encoded by the coding sequence ATGAATCCTCATCGCTGGCTTGATGTCACCGTGACGATCAAAGACGGAATGGTTCATTGGCCGCATGATCCCGCCGTCCGCATCCAAAGGAAATTGGACATGCGGCGCGGCGACAAGTGCAACGTTTCCCTGATTTCCATGGGATCCCATACCGGCACGCACATGGACCCGCCGTTTCATTTCGTTGAAAAAGGAACAAGCCTGGACCGCATGCCGCTTGAAGCCGGCATCGGACCCGCCCGGATCGTGGAAATCAAAAATCCCCGCGCCGTCACCCTGGACGAGCTGCGCCTCAAAAATATCCGGGCCGGCGAACGGATCCTTTTCAAAACCAAAAATTCCGCACGCTGCTGGAAAACGGACGAATTCATCAAAGACTTTGTTTTTATCGCCGAAGAAGCCGCGGAATTCCTGGCCCGAAAGAAACCGCTCCTGGTCGGCGTGGATTATCTTTCCGTCGGCGGGTTCTTCGAGGATGGCGCACGCATCCACCGGACCCTTCTCAAAGCCGGCATCTGGATCGTCGAAGGCCTCAATCTTTCGCGGGTCCGCGAAGGAAACCATGAGCTGATCTGCCTCCCCTTGAAAATTCAAAACTCGGATGGAGCTTCTTGCCGGGCCGTCTTAAGGCCTATGAAAGGGAAATGA